A single window of Anaerocolumna chitinilytica DNA harbors:
- a CDS encoding tyrosine-type recombinase/integrase: MTVEPIRSKVKITKMYNYLKAKDDKYALLFKFGLNTGLRISDILPIKINSLILQNGTYREYLVVKEKKTSKEKKIKINDSLKKELSGYIKQHNMKTDDYLFPSKKGGHIGRVQSYRFLKEAADLMGIENFGTHSLRKTWGYWTYKLSKYNIGLIMDTFNHSNQQITLRYIGINQDQKDDLYTLVQF; the protein is encoded by the coding sequence ATGACAGTAGAACCGATACGGAGTAAGGTAAAAATTACAAAGATGTATAATTATTTAAAGGCAAAAGATGATAAGTATGCTCTGTTATTTAAATTCGGGCTGAATACCGGACTTCGAATAAGTGACATTCTTCCTATTAAAATTAATTCTTTAATTTTACAGAATGGAACATACCGAGAATATTTGGTTGTAAAAGAAAAGAAAACATCGAAAGAGAAAAAAATAAAGATAAATGATTCTCTTAAGAAAGAATTGTCTGGTTATATAAAACAACATAATATGAAAACAGACGATTATCTATTTCCAAGTAAAAAAGGTGGCCATATTGGCAGAGTTCAAAGTTATCGTTTTTTAAAAGAGGCAGCTGATTTGATGGGAATTGAGAATTTTGGGACACATAGTTTGCGTAAGACTTGGGGATATTGGACATATAAATTATCAAAATATAATATAGGACTCATTATGGATACCTTCAATCACAGTAACCAACAGATAACATTACGTTATATTGGAATAAATCAAGACCAGAAAGATGATCTGTATACATTGGTGCAATTTTAA
- a CDS encoding rhodanese-like domain-containing protein, whose translation MTFETIRAKDIIFYIRRADTQIIDIREYADFRQGHIPSAINIPYSNFEDGQRNIPRNKLLILYCERGNLSLLLARDLSNEGFMVKNIYGGLNAYRGPLEY comes from the coding sequence ATGACTTTTGAAACAATCCGTGCAAAAGATATTATATTTTACATAAGAAGAGCAGATACACAAATAATAGATATCAGAGAATATGCTGACTTTAGACAGGGCCATATTCCTTCAGCTATTAATATACCTTATAGTAACTTTGAAGATGGTCAGAGAAATATACCAAGAAACAAACTTTTAATTCTATATTGTGAAAGAGGTAATTTAAGCCTTTTACTTGCCAGAGATTTAAGTAATGAGGGGTTCATGGTTAAGAACATCTATGGTGGGCTTAATGCTTACAGAGGGCCTCTGGAATATTAG